Below is a window of Halogeometricum rufum DNA.
TGCCTTCGCCTCGTCCACCGTGGACGCCTCCCCCACGACGCCCTCCACGACCGCCTCCATCGCGTTGTGGAGCGACGCGTGCGATGGGTTCGCACGCTTCAGCGCGCCGACGTTCCGCTCCAGGTCACGCTCGTACTCCTCGACCGTCGCGTGGTCGCGGTCGAGCAGTTCCGTCAGCGCCCGGGTGGCCTTGACGGCGACGACGGAGGAACTGTGTGTCTGCATCTCCCGTATCTCCTCTATCGTGTCGTCTATCATACCCGCAGGTCACGGAGTCGGGACAAAGAGCTTCCGGGAAGCGTCTCGCGCCGGTTCCGCACCGGGTCCGGCCGGACCGCCGCGCGCTCAGTCGTCCGTCTCGACGCCCGCCTCGGACGAAGTGCCGCCGTCCCCCGCGTCCGTCCGCTTGGCGTAGACGAAGACGGCGACGGCGGTGAGTATCCAGACCACGGCGCCGACGCGGATGGCGAAGGAGGCGCGCGCCGCCCACGTCGGGAGGGTGTAGACGAGCGAGAGCGCGGCGACGGTGGGCGACCCGACGAGGATGGTGACGACGAACGTCGTCTGCATCACCCAGCCGTAGTCGACGCCCTCGGGATTCGTTCGTTCCACGCGTGACACGCCCGAACGTTGGTCGGTAGGGGCTAATGCGTGCCGGTTTTCCGGCGCGCGCCGGCGTCCGGGCGGTCGCCGTGCGGGAGTTCGACGTGCGGGAGTTCGGCGCGCGGGGGTTCGACGTGCGGACGGGCGACCGAGGACCGGCACGACGGGAGAACGACTGCGCCGCGTGGACGGCCGACAACGAGCGATTTAACGCGGTGGGGAGGGCAGCGATTGGTATGACCACGGTACGCGACGTGCGCGAGAAGGCGGGGACGACGCCGATTACGATGCTGACCGCTTACGACGCCACGACCGCGGCGGTGGCCGACGAGGCGGGCATCGACGTGCTCCTCGTCGGCGACAGCATGGGTAACACCGACCTCGGATACGACACGACGCTCCCGGTCACGGTGGACGACGTGGCGTCGCGCACGGCCGCCGTCGCGCGCGGCGCAGACGAGGCCCTCGTCGTCGCCGACATGCCGTTCCTCTCCGTCGGCGTGGAAGAGGCCGAGAGCATCGAGAACTGCGGCCGCATGCTGAAGGAGGCGGACGCGGACGCCGTCAAGTTGGAGTCGGGCGACCACACGGTCGAACTCACCGAACGCCTCGTCCAACTCGGGATTCCCGTCATGGCTCACCTCGGCCTCACCCCCCAGCGGATGAAGGAGACGGGCTACGCCCGGCAGGGGACGACGCGCGACGAGGGCCACCGCATCCTCGACCTGGCGAGAAAGCACGAGGACGCCGGCGCGTTCTGTCTCGTCCTCGAACACGTCCCCGCGAACCTCGCGGCGCAGGTCACGGACGCCGTCTCCGTCCCGACCATCGGCATCGGGGCGGGGCCGGACTGCGACGGGCAGGTGCTGGTGGTGGACGACGTGCTCGGTCTCTCCCCGTCCGCGCCGCCGTTCGCCAAGCAGTACGGCGACCTCCGCGAACAGATGCGGGGCGCGATGGCGGCCTACCGCGAGGAGGTCGAGT
It encodes the following:
- a CDS encoding DUF5822 domain-containing protein, which produces MSRVERTNPEGVDYGWVMQTTFVVTILVGSPTVAALSLVYTLPTWAARASFAIRVGAVVWILTAVAVFVYAKRTDAGDGGTSSEAGVETDD
- the panB gene encoding 3-methyl-2-oxobutanoate hydroxymethyltransferase, whose translation is MTTVRDVREKAGTTPITMLTAYDATTAAVADEAGIDVLLVGDSMGNTDLGYDTTLPVTVDDVASRTAAVARGADEALVVADMPFLSVGVEEAESIENCGRMLKEADADAVKLESGDHTVELTERLVQLGIPVMAHLGLTPQRMKETGYARQGTTRDEGHRILDLARKHEDAGAFCLVLEHVPANLAAQVTDAVSVPTIGIGAGPDCDGQVLVVDDVLGLSPSAPPFAKQYGDLREQMRGAMAAYREEVESGAFPAEEHSHVADELDDLY